Proteins from a genomic interval of Scomber scombrus chromosome 11, fScoSco1.1, whole genome shotgun sequence:
- the dapk3 gene encoding death-associated protein kinase 3 has protein sequence MAGFRQEDVELYYEMGEELGSGQFAIVRKCKEKSTSIEYAAKFIKKRRLSSSRRGVSREEIEREVNILREIQHSNIITLHDIFENKTDVILILELVSGGELFDFLAEKESLTEEEATQFLKQILDGVQYLHSKRIAHFDLKPENIMLLDKNVPNPRIKLIDFGIAHQIKAGNEFKNIFGTPEFVAPEIVNYEPLGLEADMWSIGVITYILLSGASPFLGETKQETLTNISAVNYDFDEEYFSNTSELAKDFIRRLLVKDPKKRMTIDDSLEHPWIKVIKRRNVRQEERDHKPERRRLKTTRLKEYTIKSHSSMPPNNTYVNFERFSQVLEEIAAAEEGLKDLERNQRSCREDVAALLSIYEEKEGWYKEENQSISSDLSHIRQDLQRTQTQRKKSQEEARLTMQAANILKRKFGRLENRYEVLAEQVASEVRWVEELVKSISAEKDGLSSGSMP, from the exons ATGGCTGGCTTCAGGCAAGAGGATGTTGAGTTATATTATGAGATGGGAGAGGAGCTGGGCAG CGGACAGTTTGCTATCGTCCGTAAGTGTAAGGAGAAGAGCACGAGCATCGAGTACGCGGCCAAGTTCATCAAGAAGCGGCGGCTGTCCTCCAGTCGTCGGGGGGTGAGCCGCGAGGAAATCGAGCGTGAGGTCAACATCCTGCGGGAGATACAGCACAGCAACATCATCACTCTGCACGACATCTTCGAAAACAAGACCGACGTGATCCTGATCCTGGAGCTGGTGTCCGGAGGAGAGCTGTTTGACTTTCTGGCCGAGAAGGAATCTCTGACCGAGGAGGAGGCCACCCAGTTTCTCAAACAGATCCTGGACGGCGTTCAGTATCTTCACTCCAAACGCATCGCTCACTTTGACCTCAAG CCTGAGAATATAATGCTGCTGGACAAGAACGTCCCCAACCCCAGGATCAAGCTGATCGATTTTGGGATTGCTCATCAGATTAAAGCAGGAAACGAGTTCAAGAACATCTTTGGGACGCCAGAGTTTGTTG CGCCAGAAATAGTCAACTATGAGCCACTTGGACTGGAGGCGGACATGTG GAGTATAGGCGTAATCACATACATTCT GTTGAGCGGTGCTTCTCCGTTTCTGGGCGAGACCAAACAGGAGACCCTGACAAACATCTCCGCTGTCAACTATGACTTTGATGAAGAGTATTTCAGCAACACCAGCGAGCTGGCCAAAGACTTCATACGACGTCTGTTGGTCAAAGATCCAAA GAAGCGAATGACAATTGATGACAGTCTTGAACACCCCTGGATTaag GTCATTAAGAGGCGGAACGTGCGCCAGGAGGAAAGAGACCACAAGCCTGAGCGCCGGCGCCTGAAGACCACTCGTCTGAAGGAGTACACCATCAAGTCCCACTCCAGCATGCCACCCAACAACACCTACGTCAACTTCGAACGCTTCTCTCAGGTGCTCGAGGAGATCGCGGCAGCCGAGGAGGGCCTGAAGGATCTGGAGCGCAATCAGCGCTCGTGCCGGGAGGACGTGGCTGCGCTGCTGTCCATATACGAGGAGAAGGAGGGCTGGTACAAAGAGGAGAACCAAAGCATCTCCAGCGACCTGAGCCACATCCGCCAAGACCTGCAGCGCACCCAAACCCAACGCAAGAAGAGCCAGGAGGAGGCTCGGCTCACCATGCAGGCCGCCAACATCCTCAAGCGCAAGTTCGGGCGCCTGGAGAACCGCTACGAGGTGCTGGCTGAGCAGGTGGCGTCTGAGGTTCGCTGGGTGGAGGAGTTGGTCAAGTCCATATCTGCAGAGAAGGACGGTCTCAGCTCTGGCAGCATGCCCTGA
- the phc3 gene encoding polyhomeotic-like protein 3, with translation MDRQSPGEKQPETNRTGACITPTTSAVVSMATVSSGSTTCTQAPSTSLSIIPPDRQAVQVIQHAIHRPQSMAAQYLHQMYAAQQQHLMLQTAALQQHQHTPHLQSLATIQQASVCQRQSPSSSSGSLVHPPSGVSQNSITLPASPVTAQLIGRTQASNSTAAATTISQQAMLLGNRPANCNQAQMYLRTQMLILTPAATVAAVQSDLPAVTSCSSLPTSSQVQNLALRAHLPGALATAHSVILKPSTQSQAQALAPATSLSKTSICALKANHLTDSSTDSGPADITRLASGTQIIAPAYSPVQTHALVKQQLSCPPGQRVAHHQLILQQATAAAPNHRQLQPIALRVAPQETNSTALPLPVKRLTSTQSHVPSSDPHTSSSSSSPSVTSVLASSAHISLPAATVQPQPPPLVAAPQRRTSFPQVQNQPPPPPPPLVLPRLPQNPPASLQRLSLHSVQALAVRSGQMLLTERELPVAEALLQMPYQNLPPPQTVAVDLKVHPVRRNETSSSGHTCRVNGLSSEERKEEHSPSPHRDKTPTPLIASPKQNGAVMGSSFVLSSHSAVRSPQVEAPSQLTTGSGNNSSNPPPPPLPPATLPAAARGPSQPPSASASLPGSPDRILATQILTHLVEGFIIQEGLEPFPVVPSSLLADQQASLPESQEIPTNGDAAAEDSPLDADQSDSSDSEMENNVPAAEALEESASGVLQCEFCGNRGYAHTFLRSKRFCSMTCVRRFSVSCTKRITMLRAGRWGHRPTGRRGRPPSRVNGASREHFLRQTRVSFGAEEIQQSSVREEEDVEEDDEEDEEDEEDEPPVPMTTRLRKQAEREREREREHEQRMTETISVSDGEEVVSCPSLWNVEQVFSYINSLPDGQDVAEEFRSQEIDGQALLLLTEDHLVSTMNLKLGPALKICAHINSLKDA, from the exons ATGGATCGGCAGAGCCCAGGAGAGAAGCAGCCGGAGACTAACAGGACCGGAGCCTGCATCACCCCCACCACATCAGCTGtggtctccatggcaacagtcaGCTCCGGCAGCACCACCTGCACCCAGGCGCCCTCTACGTCACTCAGCATCATCCCCCCCGACAGGCAGGCAGTCCAG GTGATCCAGCACGCTATCCACAGACCTCAGAGCATGGCAGCACAGTACCTTCATCAGATGTATGCAGCCCAGCAGCAGCACCTCATGCTGCAGACAGCAGCcctgcagcagcaccagcacACACCCCATCTGCAGAGTCTGGCCACCATACAGCAG GCTTCAGTCTGTCAGAGGCAGTCGCCTTCTTCATCCAGTGGCAGTTTGGTTCATCCACCTTCTGGTGTTTCCCAAAACTCT ATCACTTTACCAGCATCTCCGGTAACAGCCCAGCTGATTGGCCGGACCCAGGCGTCCAACTCCACTGCTGCAGCAACCACCATATCCCAGCAGGCCATGCTCCTGGGGAACAGACCAGCCAACTGTAATCAAGCTCAGATGTACCTTCGTACTCAGATG CTCATTCTAACTCCCGCAGCCACTGTGGCTGCAGTTCAATCAGACCTCCCTGCTGtcacctcctgctcctctttacCTACTTCCTCTCAG GTGCAGAATCTGGCTCTGCGTGCACATTTGCCTGGAGCTCTGGCCACGGCCCACAGTGTCATTTTAAAGCCATCCACCCAGTCACAAGCTCAAGCTCTGGCTCCGGCTACGTCTTTGTCCAAGACGTCAATCTGTGCGCTGAAGGCCAACCACCTGACTGACTCCTCAACAGATTCAGGGCCGGCTGATATCACCCGACTGGCCTCTGGAACCCAGATTATAGCCCCAG CCTACTCTCCGGTGCAGACCCACGCTCTCGTCAAGCAGCAGTTGTCCTGTCCGCCAGGTCAGCGAGTGGCTCATCACCAGCTCATCCTCCAGCAGGCCACAGCAGCCGCTCCCAACCACAGACAGCTCCAGCCCATCGCCCTTAGAGTGGCGCCCCAAGAGACCAACTCCACcgctcttcctcttcctgtgaaAAGACTGACCAGCACCCAGTCACACGTACCCAGCAGTGACCCCCacacctcatcctcctcttcctctccctccgtCACCAGTGTGCTTGCATCATCAGCCCACATCTCACTCCCAGCTGCCACCGTTCAGCCTCAGCCTCCTCCTCTGGTGGCCGCTCCCCAGCGTCGGACCTCATTCCCACAAGTGCAGAACCAGCCTCCGCCTCCCCCGCCACCTCTGGTTTTACCCAGGCTACCCCAGAACCCCCCAGCCTCCCTCCAGAGGCTGTCCCTGCATTCAGTCCAGGCTTTGGCCGTCCGGTCGGGCCAGATGCTGCTGACGGAGCGGGAGCTGCCTGTAGCAGAGGCCCTGTTGCAGATGCCTTACCAGAACCTCCCCCCTCCTCAGACGGTGGCCGTTGATCTGAAAGTGCATCCTGTGAGGCGTAACGAAACATCATCC TCGGGGCACACATGCAGAGTGAACGGACTGAgctcagaggagagaaaagaggaacatTCTCCAAGTCCACACAGAGACAAGACCCCTACACCTCTCATTGCGTCTCCTAAGCAGAATGGTGCAG TGATGGGTTCATCCTTCGTCTTGTCCAGTCACTCAGCGGTCAGGTCACCGCAGGTGGAAGCACCCTCCCAGCTCACCACCGGCAGtggcaacaacagcagcaaccctccacctcctcctctacctcctgcCACCCTGCCTGCTGCAGCAAGAGGCCCCAGCCAGCCCCCCTCCGCCTCAGCCAGCCTTCCAGGGAGCCCTGACAGGATACTTGCAACCCAGATCCTTACACACCTCGTTGAGGGATTCATCATCCAAGAGGGCCTGGAGCCATTCCCG GTTGTCCCTTCTTCACTGTTAGCAGACCAGCAGGCCTCACTGCCTGAGTCCCAGGAGATACCAACCAACggggatgcagcagcagaggacagTCCTCTGGATGCTGACCAGTCAGATTCCAGCGACTCTGAGATGGAGAACAATGTTCCTGCAGCAGAGG CGTTGGAGGAGAGCGCGTCAGGTGTGCTGCAGTGCGAGTTCTGTGGGAACAGAGGTTACGCTCACACATTTCTACGATCCAAGCGCTTCTGCTCCATGACGTGTGTCAGAAG GTTCAGTGTGAGCTGCACTAAGCGTATCACCATGCTGAGAGCAGGTCGCTGGGGTCACAGGCCCACAGGCAGGAGAGGACGACCTCCCAGCAGAGTCAACGGAGCATCCAGAGAGCATTTTCTGAGACAG ACTCGTGTATCGTTTGGTGCGGAGGAGATTCAACAAAGCTCAGTTAGGGAGGAAGAGGACGTAGAGGAGGACGacgaggaggacgaggaggacgaggaagatGAACCTCCCGTTCCCATGACAACTAGGCTCAGGAAGCAGGccgagagagagcgagagagggagagagagcatgaGCAGAGGATGACCGAAACAATCAGCGTTTCTGACGGAGAGGAAGTTGTCAGCTGTCCGTCTCTGTGGAACGTGGAACAAGTGTTTTCGTACATCAACTCCCTGCCAG acGGTCAGGACGTAGCCGAGGAGTTTCGCTCACAGGAGATAGACGGACAGGCTCTGCTGCTTCTCACAGAGGACCACCTGGTCAGCACCATGAACCTTAAACTGGGACCTGCACTGAAAATCTGTGCCCACATCAACTCTCTGAAGGACGCGTGA